One window from the genome of Anticarsia gemmatalis isolate Benzon Research Colony breed Stoneville strain chromosome 8, ilAntGemm2 primary, whole genome shotgun sequence encodes:
- the Det gene encoding baculoviral IAP repeat containing deterin, whose product MAKSALQSPSLFLVEERIKTFKNWPFSDKNKCNVRNMAEAGFYSVATGAEDADAAKCFLCGKELDGWEASDDPWAEHKSHAAKCAFVQLGKKEDELLLSEFLSVIKQYMINETKRIAELAKEQIDEKAKTVRRRCLGRK is encoded by the exons atGGCAAAATCAGCGTTGCAAAGCCCTTCGTTATTTTTAGTGGAAGAAAGAATCAAAACGTTCAAGAATTGGCCGTTTAGTGACAAAAATAAGTGCAATGTTCGTAATATGGCGGAAGCAGGGTTTTACTCTGTAGCGACAGGCGCCGAGGATGCAGACGCCGCTAAATGTTTCCTTTGTGGTAAAGAACTTGATGGTTGGGAAGCCAGCGACGACCCGTGGGCGGAACATAAGAGCCATGCTGCTAAATGTGCGTTTGTTCAACTGGGAAAGAAAGAAGATGAACTACTT TTGTCCGAGTTCCTGTCAGTGATAAAACAATACATGATCAATGAAACAAAGCGCATTGCTGAGCTGGCTAAAGAACAAATTGATGAGAAGGCTAAGACTGTGCGTAGGAGATGCCTTGGAAGGAAATAA